Proteins from a genomic interval of Papaver somniferum cultivar HN1 chromosome 4, ASM357369v1, whole genome shotgun sequence:
- the LOC113275233 gene encoding snurportin-1-like isoform X1, translated as MGTEGRRQGFKRLAISDQQRRREVALLRQSQQRRDSQNQARSLASSVISLPTPSQHNNQQQEEQPIHEELEEPEAESSSSTRDFDVLGASKLKGAEARKWFSCQLMLPEWMIDIPPRLNHDWYVYARPSGKRCFVVSSDGTTVSRLRNGSILHHFPSALPNGARTRDNSGSAQSYCLLDCIFHEHDQTYYVIDMICWKGYSLYDCTAEFRYFWLNSKLVETGACNTPSMYHKYKFSVVPIYNCEQMGLQTAYLGTVPYVKDGLSFYNKHAHYHTGTTPLALVWKDENCSQYVIDTDSNGQIPPHQQVVLVLNEDGSLTTSDDPPIVFGCLSHEFILKSDLKPGNFLRFTIGDGGMSFVDGKLERADLHYTNQAHRARASADSYSKILFQYTARHSPLKIEDLVASLGCSEDVMEEAKDVEMIG; from the exons ATGGGCACAGAAGGGAGAAGACAAGGGTTTAAGAGATTAGCAATATCAGACCAACAAAGGAGAAGAGAAGTAGCATTACTTCGTCAATCTCAACAAAGAAGAGATTCTCAAAATCAAGCTCGTTCTTTAGCTTCTTCTGTTATTTCTCTTCCAACCCCATCTCAACATAATAATCAACAACAAGAAGAACAACCCATTCATGAAGAATTAGAAGAACCAGAAGCTGAATCGTCATCATCAACTAGGGATTTTGATGTACTTGGAGCTTCTAAACTTAAAGGAGCTGAAGCGCGTAAATGGTTTTCTTGTCAACTTATGCTTCCTGAATGGATGATTGATATCCCTCCTCGTTTAAATCATGATTG GTATGTTTACGCAAGACCATCTGGTAAACGATGCTTTGTGGTTTCTTCTGATGGAACAACAGTTAGTAGGCTTCGCAATGGTTCGATCTTACATCATTTCCCATCTGCCTTGCCAAATGGAGCCAGGACAAGGGATAATTCTGGTTCTGCGCAGTCTTATTGTCTCCTGGACTGCATATTTCATGAG CATGATCAAACTTACTACGTGATTGATATGATTTGTTGGAAAGGTTATTCGTTATACGACTGCACTGCTGAGTTCAGATATTTTTGGTTGAACTCCAAGCTTGTGGAGACTGGGGCTTGTAATACACCGTCAATGTATCATAAATATAAATTCAGTGTTGTTCCCATCTATAACTGTGAGCAGATGGGTTTGCAGACAGCATATCTGGGTACTGTACCATATGTCAAAGATGGACTGTCGTTTTACAACAA GCATGCCCATTATCATACAGGAACTACACCACTAGCATTAGTCTGGAAAGATGAGAATTGTAGCCAATACGTAATTGACACAGATAGTAACGGACAAATTCCTCCTCATCAACAG GTGGTTTTGGTCTTGAATGAAGATGGAAGTCTTACTACATCAGATGATCCTCCCATTGTCTTTGGGTGCTTAAGTCACGAGTTTATCCTAAAG TCTGATCTTAAACCAGGAAATTTTCTGCGTTTTACAATTGGTGATGGAGGCATGTCTTTTGTTGATGGTAAACTTGAAAGGGCTGATTTACACTACACCAACCAAGCTCACCGTGCACGTGCTTCTGCAGACAGTTATTCTAAG ATCCTGTTTCAGTACACTGCCCGGCATTCTCCCTTAAAAATCGAAGACCTAGTTGCATCCCTGGGTTGCTCGGAGGATGTAATGGAGGAAGCCAAAGATGTGGAGATGATCGGATGA
- the LOC113275233 gene encoding snurportin-1-like isoform X2, with the protein MGTEGRRQGFKRLAISDQQRRREVALLRQSQQRRDSQNQARSLASSVISLPTPSQHNNQQQEEQPIHEELEEPEAESSSSTRDFDVLGASKLKGAEARKWFSCQLMLPEWMIDIPPRLNHDWYVYARPSGKRCFVVSSDGTTVSRLRNGSILHHFPSALPNGARTRDNSGSAQSYCLLDCIFHEHDQTYYVIDMICWKGYSLYDCTAEFRYFWLNSKLVETGACNTPSMYHKYKFSVVPIYNCEQMGLQTAYLGTVPYVKDGLSFYNKHAHYHTGTTPLALVWKDENCSQYVIDTDSNGQIPPHQQVVLVLNEDGSLTTSDDPPIVFGCLSHEFILKEIFCVLQLVMEACLLLMVNLKGLIYTTPTKLTVHVLLQTVILRSCFSTLPGILP; encoded by the exons ATGGGCACAGAAGGGAGAAGACAAGGGTTTAAGAGATTAGCAATATCAGACCAACAAAGGAGAAGAGAAGTAGCATTACTTCGTCAATCTCAACAAAGAAGAGATTCTCAAAATCAAGCTCGTTCTTTAGCTTCTTCTGTTATTTCTCTTCCAACCCCATCTCAACATAATAATCAACAACAAGAAGAACAACCCATTCATGAAGAATTAGAAGAACCAGAAGCTGAATCGTCATCATCAACTAGGGATTTTGATGTACTTGGAGCTTCTAAACTTAAAGGAGCTGAAGCGCGTAAATGGTTTTCTTGTCAACTTATGCTTCCTGAATGGATGATTGATATCCCTCCTCGTTTAAATCATGATTG GTATGTTTACGCAAGACCATCTGGTAAACGATGCTTTGTGGTTTCTTCTGATGGAACAACAGTTAGTAGGCTTCGCAATGGTTCGATCTTACATCATTTCCCATCTGCCTTGCCAAATGGAGCCAGGACAAGGGATAATTCTGGTTCTGCGCAGTCTTATTGTCTCCTGGACTGCATATTTCATGAG CATGATCAAACTTACTACGTGATTGATATGATTTGTTGGAAAGGTTATTCGTTATACGACTGCACTGCTGAGTTCAGATATTTTTGGTTGAACTCCAAGCTTGTGGAGACTGGGGCTTGTAATACACCGTCAATGTATCATAAATATAAATTCAGTGTTGTTCCCATCTATAACTGTGAGCAGATGGGTTTGCAGACAGCATATCTGGGTACTGTACCATATGTCAAAGATGGACTGTCGTTTTACAACAA GCATGCCCATTATCATACAGGAACTACACCACTAGCATTAGTCTGGAAAGATGAGAATTGTAGCCAATACGTAATTGACACAGATAGTAACGGACAAATTCCTCCTCATCAACAG GTGGTTTTGGTCTTGAATGAAGATGGAAGTCTTACTACATCAGATGATCCTCCCATTGTCTTTGGGTGCTTAAGTCACGAGTTTATCCTAAAG GAAATTTTCTGCGTTTTACAATTGGTGATGGAGGCATGTCTTTTGTTGATGGTAAACTTGAAAGGGCTGATTTACACTACACCAACCAAGCTCACCGTGCACGTGCTTCTGCAGACAGTTATTCTAAG ATCCTGTTTCAGTACACTGCCCGGCATTCTCCCTTAA
- the LOC113275235 gene encoding arginase 1, mitochondrial-like, with amino-acid sequence MWKLGRRGIHSWQKLHAANVPTALIENGQNRVIDASLTLIRERAKLKGELVRALGGAVASASLLGVPLGHNSSFLQGPAFAPPRIREAIWCGSTNATTEGGKELNDPRVLSDVGDVPVQEIRDCGVGDDRLMKIISDSVKLVMEQDPLRPLVLGGDHSISFPVVRAVSGKLGGPVDILHLDAHPDIYHCFEGNKYSHASSFARIMEGGYARRLLQVGIRSITSEGREQGKKYGVEQYEMRTFSRDRDLLENLKLGEGVKGVYISVDVDCLDPAFAPGVSHIEPGGLSFRDVLNILQNLQGDVVGADVVEFNPQRDTVDGMTAMVAAKIVRELTAKISK; translated from the exons ATGTGGAAATTAGGGAGGAGGGGTATCCATAGTTGGCAGAAACTACATGCTGCAAATGTCCCAACAGCTTTGATTGAAAATGGGCAAAATCGTGTTATAGACGCTTCTCTAACTCTCATTCGTGAGAGAGCTAAGCTCAAG GGAGAGCTTGTACGGGCTTTAGGAGGTGCCGTGGCATCAGCATCGCTTCTTGGAGTTCCTCTAGGGCACAACTCGTCTTTCCTTCAAGGACCTGCTTTCGCACCTCCTCGTATAAGGGAAGCGATTTGGTGTGGAAGCACAAATGCCACCACTGAAGGAG GTAAAGAATTAAATGATCCAAGGGTGTTAAGTGATGTCGGTGATGTACCTGTTCAAGAGATCCGAGATTGTGGCGTAGGTGATGATAGATTGATGAAAATTATAAGTGATTCTGTCAAACTGGTGATGGAACAG GATCCACTACGCCCATTAGTCTTAGGTGGTGACCACTCGATATCATTTCCAGTTGTAAGAGCTGTATCTGGAAAGCTTGGTGGACCTGTAGACATTCTTCATTTAGATGCTCATCCTGATATTTATCATTGTTTTGAGGGAAACAAGTATTCACATGCTTCTTCCTTTGCTCGAATAATGGAGGGTGGATATGCGCGACGCCTTTTACAG GTTGGAATTAGATCAATTACAAGCGAAGGGCGTGAGCAAGGGAAAAAATATGGAGTAGAGCAATATGAAATGCGAACGTTTTCCCGGGATCGTGACCTTTTGGAGAATTTG AAATTAGGGGAGGGCGTAAAAGGTGTATACATATCAGTAGATGTTGATTGTCTGGACCCTGCATTTGCTCCTGGGGTATCTCACATTGAACCTGGAGGGCTTTCTTTCCGTGATGTCCTTAATATTCTACAGAATCTCCAAGGTGATGTTGTAGGTGCGGATGTTGTCGAATTCAACCCCCAACGTGACACTGTTGATGGCATGACTGCCATGGTTGCTGCCAAGATTGTAAGAGAATTGACAGCAAAGATATCAAAATAA